A part of Maniola hyperantus chromosome 14, iAphHyp1.2, whole genome shotgun sequence genomic DNA contains:
- the LOC117988252 gene encoding putative leucine-rich repeat-containing protein DDB_G0290503 isoform X1, which produces MVAILEVANNNYFASFLPTVNSPPVPHRDITGANTTSYRPYNEEYASVQRHTDRSLQPDIEVDRSKKDKKWSIGKLFRRKKKEDESGTSSQSEDGGTNRSPSKRKSKKKKKSPAVNNFDHIVIRNTRRAQSLANPNLRDLNDDGVLSDPSAGFLNYKANSQEIYGAPQEITQIKDNTSRLGKGILETPSRKKRKSRLKARVEALRNSMKGESSSEDESLKSSSNSSSMIRFRSDDSLMRSRDSSLNKRSRSARNERYIKRLSRDDENQLNKEAELLQQGYTKAEVEMLTRTPTSQSSGYGTCKRETTNNITSDQLIVNETNRRPMKSESISSFPSTQSYPSSINFNAKVNNERINYGIQYSSTNGNRGSSQYINDNREGSVSSQYENPESVICVKFPLGNVTNIKKEEKAPPVPPPRDMHRKVVTPVSMHYENSPVVAERLTNQSVKYGVPNNDFERIMRRSQERYVSYGMNGLRRPISTSEDHIAMQDNDYIQNFIIKKEQPRRPASVSAEPKHYGHFVNNAPWRQRVDQCNLIKPEPIQLRHDYLYYADENPRSRRPISIKTSQNGYQNQYLSDSQVSSDLSSKACQRPRNASEFWKKIDDAEKQKRQQNIFAHSRSKSEFTGGTHSNRLFTDPKTSIRNKNQDCSESADSLNKIKSIDTIDGAKVWKATTEYKRSHTVEPKSTTSPPKAHTRHKSDTFVSNSNLASDDEKNSERRKSTNLDDALNELEAIYNSLGLGDEDLLDRAERRELMTPKFNDQYNDWNGNDDIQLRSQPSTPLRRLSRRSTLPDKLQDDMAFRRMNSFGSKDKPNHKEAQAQISYMLASPVYVPYASDDDRQSERNEPDVVYDDVVYRNIKQTNNRLKTIDPQPPFGIPVGPISPAPQSDYLHATPENKGRSRFIPKRSPDIVADDLAYRSLRKDNRHSSLFNGEHNGYVNNNSYTDFPFMKDSATNIKKKRAVRSLSANIFSMIQKEIDDALNMSKTSNLQKTHSNSDVMRRLRDTFEKNDNQKDCYPRNKVKQRHNTINLFANSTHTPSHHFAKDDSFIHNDDICVAKPPSCDKSKSSSPSNRSPQAFKRSSKDEFQQVLSMLAQEAMDTSNKLGVALAELDKNRNKNEVSDIQSRISDSRMNFMNELTNKSYENGASDYSKINEKTLIQNNNVSNKSVENSEINSKGKKTEDSLIKISDQLHKVEDQLKYSFDKELKLEGENYKVDNNIEVSQKLSKATETTVLPDESNVTSNVVPFTIKNDIEEVPLTDKQSPEIPPPHYNPLNPFLNTDDTLKELNEIRAFKELKDGISDLIAGITEVNEKLFVPKSPKKEQCSPSSNEPVLKQVSDKLNELTQNNTATDITNRTSANLSIYEDDLENKKDTADSTEYNSSEELATIFKFDNIATSTPPNPVSEKNNENKERNDLNSPKLVKTMTQHLRRLSVDESTSQNSSLPTAVVPWRTKRQNSNSQNEKKGDSTKSKRNWHDSGTMMLACSYTLMFSQHLADLDWLTLLGLLLAMITIVAMLVI; this is translated from the exons ATGGTGGCGATACTCGAAGTTGCTAATAATAACTATTTCGCGTCGTTTTtacct ACTGTAAATTCGCCGCCAGTTCCCCATCGAGACATCACGGGGGCGAACACAACATCTTACCGGCCATATAACGAAGAATATGCTTCCGTCCAGCGCCATACAGACAGATCACTTCAACCAGACATAGAAGTGGATCGCTCTAAAAAGGACAAAAAATGGTCCATTGGAAAACTGTttagaagaaaaaagaaagaagatGAAAGCGGTACATCCTCACAAAGCGAAGATGGTGGAACTAACCGCTCACCATCAAAAAGGAaaagcaaaaagaaaaaaaagagccCAGCAGTCAACAATTTTGATCATATAGTGATCAGAAATACAAGAAGAGCACAAAGCTTAGCCAATCCAAACCTCCGTGACCTTAACGACGATGGTGTTTTATCGGATCCTTCGGCTGGCTTCCTTAATTACAAAGCTAATAGCCAAGAAATATATGGTGCCCCTCAAGAGATCACTCAAATTAAAGATAATACATCTCGGCTGGGAAAGGGAATTCTAGAAACACCTTCacgtaaaaaaagaaaaagtaggTTAAAAGCGCGCGTTGAAGCTCTAAGAAACAGTATGAAAGGAGAATCTAGCAGTGAAGACGAGTCTTTAAAATCATCTTCAAATTCCTCTTCTATGATTCGATTTCGAAGTGACGACTCTTTGATGAGGTCTCGAGACAGCTCTTTAAATAAAAGATCAAGAAGTGCTCGAAATGAAAGGTATATTAAAAGATTGTCTCGTGATGATGAGAACCAACTGAATAAAGAAGCTGAATTACTACAACAAGGCTATACGAAAGCTGAAGTTGAAATGCTAACAAGAACCCCAACAAGTCAAAGTAGTGGTTACGGAACATGCAAACGCGAAACAACGAATAATATAACATCAGACCAGTTAATTGTAAATGAAACAAATAGACGTCCAATGAAATCCGAGTCGATATCATCATTCCCATCAACACAAAGCTACCCTTCATCCATTAATTTTAATGCAAAAGTTAATAATGAACGAATTAACTATGGTATTCAATATTCAAGTACCAATGGCAATCGAGGGTCATCACAATATATCAATGACAACAGAGAGGGAAGTGTTTCAAGTCAATATGAAAATCCAGAAAGTGTAATATGTGTGAAGTTTCCTTTGGGCAATGTGACAAACATTAAAAAGGAAGAAAAGGCTCCTCCCGTACCTCCACCACGTGATATGCACCGAAAAGTGGTGACACCTGTATCAATGCATTATGAAAACAGTCCTGTAGTAGCGGAAAGATTAACTAATCAAAGCGTTAAATATGGTGTACCTAATAATGATTTTGAAAGAATAATGAGAAGGAGTCAAGAAAGGTATGTCAGTTACGGGATGAATGGGCTGCGTAGACCAATATCTACTTCTGAAGACCATATAGCTATGCAAGATAATGACTATATTCAAAACTTCATAATTAAAAAAGAGCAGCCTCGAAGGCCAGCATCTGTGTCGGCTGAACCCAAACATTATGGACATTTTGTAAACAATGCTCCGTGGCGACAAAGGGTAGATCAATGTAATCTAATAAAACCAGAGCCGATACAATTAAGACATGACTATCTGTACTATGCTGATGAAAACCCGAGGTCTCGTAGGCCAATAAGTATTAAAACTAGTCAAAATGGATACCAGAACCAATATCTGAGTGACTCACAAGTTTCTTCAGATCTCAGCAGTAAAGCTTGTCAAAGACCAAGAAACGCGTCtgaattttggaaaaaaattgatGATGCCGAAAAACAAAAACGCCAGCAAAATATTTTTGCACATTCTAGAAGTAAAAGTGAATTTACTGGAGGTACACATTCAAATAGGCTATTTACAGACCCTAAAACTTCCATACGCAATAAAAATCAAGATTGTTCAGAAAGTGCCGATAgtctgaataaaattaaatccatTGATACAATTGACGGTGCTAAAGTTTGGAAAGCGACAACAGAATACAAGCGATCTCATACCGTAGAACCAAAATCTACCACATCACCACCTAAAGCTCATACAAGGCATAAATCGGATACTTTTGTTTCAAATTCAAACTTAGCATCTGATGACGAAAAAAATTCGGAAAGACGAAAATCTACTAATCTTGATGACGCGTTAAATGAGTTAGAAGCAATTTATAACAGTTTGGGGTTAGGCGATGAAGATCTTTTAGACAGAGCTGAACGCCGGGAACTGATGACACCAAAATTTAATGACCAATACAATGACTGGAATGGAAATGATGACATTCAATTACGAAGTCAACCATCTACACCATTGCGACGTTTATCAAGAAGATCAACTTTACCAGACAAATTGCAAGACGACATGGCGTTCCGAAGGATGAACTCGTTTGGTAGCAAAGATAAACCGAATCACAAAGAAGCACAGGCACAAATCAGTTATATGCTAGCTTCACCTGTTTATGTTCCCTATGCATCAGATGATGATAGGCAATCAGAGCGTAATGAACCTGATGTAGTTTATGACGATGTAGTTTACAGAAACATAAAACAAACTAACAATAGATTAAAAACTATTGATCCGCAACCACCATTTGGAATACCTGTGGGACCTATTTCACCAGCACCACAAAGTGATTATTTACATGCAACACCTGAAAATAAAGGAAGGTCACGATTCATACCCAAAAGATCTCCTGACATAGTAGCTGATGATTTAGCGTATAGGAGTCTaagaaaagataacagacattCGTCACTTTTTAATGGTGAACATAATGGTTATGTTAACAATAATAGCTACACTGATTTTCCATTTATGAAAGATTCTGctacaaatattaaaaagaaacgaGCAGTTAGATCTCTATCTGCTAACATTTTTTCCATGATACAAAAAGAAATAGATGATGCCCTAAATATGAGCAAAACGTCTAATTTACAAAAAACTCACAGTAATAGCGATGTTATGCGAAGGCTGcgagacacctttgagaaaaatGACAATCAAAAGGACTGCTATCCTCGGAATAAGGTAAAACAAAGGCATAATACTATAAACTTATTTGCCAATAGCACTCACACACCTTCACACCATTTTGCAAAAGAtgattcatttattcataatgATGACATATGTGTTGCTAAACCACCATCATGTGATAAGTCCAAAAGTTCATCTCCATCAAATCGATCACCACAAGCTTTTAAACGATCATCAAAAGATGAATTTCAGCAGGTTCTTAGTATGCTTGCACAAGAGGCTATGGACACTAGTAACAAGCTAGGCGTAGCTTTAGCAGAGTTAGACAAGAATCGAAATAAAAATGAAGTGTCAGACATTCAGAGCCGAATATCAGATAGTAGAATGAATTTTATGAACGAATTAACAAATAAAAGTTACGAAAATGGTGCATCTGACTATAgcaaaattaatgaaaaaactTTAATACAAAATAACAACGTGTCAAATAAATCTGTAGAGAATTCTGAAATAAATTCAAAAGGCAAAAAAACTGAAGATAGcttaataaaaatatctgaCCAACTGCATAAAGTCGAGGATCAGTTAAAATATAGCTTTGACAAAGAGCTAAAACTCGAAGGCGAAAACTACaaagttgataataatatagaagTATCTCAGAAGTTATCTAAAGCTACAGAAACAACAGTTTTACCTGATGAGAGTAATGTAACGTCTAATGTTGTACCGTTTACAATAAAAAACGACATCGAAGAGGTTCCATTAACTGATAAACAAAGCCCTGAAATACCTCCACCACATTATAATCCTCTCAATCCTTTTTTAAATACAGATGATACTTTGAAAGAACTCAATGAAATAAGAGCTTTTAAAGAATTGAAAGATGGAATATCGGATCTAATTGCAGGTATTACAGAGGTAAACGAGAAACTTTTCGTACCTAAATCGCCGAAAAAAGAACAATGTTCTCCAAGTAGCAATGAACCAGTTCTGAAACAAGTAAGTGACAAATTAAATGAATTGACACAAAATAATACTGCCACTGATATAACTAATAGGACGTCTGCGAATCTCTCCATTTACGAAGACGACCTAGAAAATAAAAAGGACACGGCGGATTCAACTGAGTACAATTCATCAGAAGAACTCGCGACGATATTTAAATTTGATAACATTGCTACATCTACACCGCCTAATCCTGTAAGTGAAaagaataatgaaaataaagaaCGCAACGACTTAAATTCCCCGAAACTAGTAAAAACAATGACTCAGCATTTGAGAAGGCTTTCAGTTGATGAAAGCACTAGTCAAAATAGTTCACTGCCAACTGCTGTAGTTCCATGGCGAACAAAGAGGCAAAATAGTAATTCACAAAACGAAAAAAAAG GCGATAGTACGAAGTCAAAGCGCAATTGGCACGACTCTGGCACGATGATGTTAGCTTGTTCCTACACCTTAATGTTCTCGCAGCACCTGGCAGACTTGGATTGGTTGACGCTGCTCGGCTTGCTGTTGGCAATGATCACGATTGTCGCCATGCTTGTAATTTGA
- the LOC117988252 gene encoding putative leucine-rich repeat-containing protein DDB_G0290503 isoform X4, protein MVAILEVANNNYFASFLPTVNSPPVPHRDITGANTTSYRPYNEEYASVQRHTDRSLQPDIEVDRSKKDKKWSIGKLFRRKKKEDESGTSSQSEDGGTNRSPSKRKSKKKKKSPAVNNFDHIVIRNTRRAQSLANPNLRDLNDDGVLSDPSAGFLNYKANSQEIYGAPQEITQIKDNTSRLGKGILETPSRKKRKSRLKARVEALRNSMKGESSSEDESLKSSSNSSSMIRFRSDDSLMRSRDSSLNKRSRSARNERYIKRLSRDDENQLNKEAELLQQGYTKAEVEMLTRTPTSQSSGYGTCKRETTNNITSDQLIVNETNRRPMKSESISSFPSTQSYPSSINFNAKVNNERINYGIQYSSTNGNRGSSQYINDNREGSVSSQYENPESVICVKFPLGNVTNIKKEEKAPPVPPPRDMHRKVVTPVSMHYENSPVVAERLTNQSVKYGVPNNDFERIMRRSQERYVSYGMNGLRRPISTSEDHIAMQDNDYIQNFIIKKEQPRRPASVSAEPKHYGHFVNNAPWRQRVDQCNLIKPEPIQLRHDYLYYADENPRSRRPISIKTSQNGYQNQYLSDSQVSSDLSSKACQRPRNASEFWKKIDDAEKQKRQQNIFAHSRSKSEFTGGTHSNRLFTDPKTSIRNKNQDCSESADSLNKIKSIDTIDGAKVWKATTEYKRSHTVEPKSTTSPPKAHTRHKSDTFVSNSNLASDDEKNSERRKSTNLDDALNELEAIYNSLGLGDEDLLDRAERRELMTPKFNDQYNDWNGNDDIQLRSQPSTPLRRLSRRSTLPDKLQDDMAFRRMNSFGSKDKPNHKEAQAQISYMLASPVYVPYASDDDRQSERNEPDVVYDDVVYRNIKQTNNRLKTIDPQPPFGIPVGPISPAPQSDYLHATPENKGRSRFIPKRSPDIVADDLAYRSLRKDNRHSSLFNGEHNGYVNNNSYTDFPFMKDSATNIKKKRAVRSLSANIFSMIQKEIDDALNMSKTSNLQKTHSNSDVMRRLRDTFEKNDNQKDCYPRNKVLSMLAQEAMDTSNKLGVALAELDKNRNKNEVSDIQSRISDSRMNFMNELTNKSYENGASDYSKINEKTLIQNNNVSNKSVENSEINSKGKKTEDSLIKISDQLHKVEDQLKYSFDKELKLEGENYKVDNNIEVSQKLSKATETTVLPDESNVTSNVVPFTIKNDIEEVPLTDKQSPEIPPPHYNPLNPFLNTDDTLKELNEIRAFKELKDGISDLIAGITEVNEKLFVPKSPKKEQCSPSSNEPVLKQVSDKLNELTQNNTATDITNRTSANLSIYEDDLENKKDTADSTEYNSSEELATIFKFDNIATSTPPNPVSEKNNENKERNDLNSPKLVKTMTQHLRRLSVDESTSQNSSLPTAVVPWRTKRQNSNSQNEKKGDSTKSKRNWHDSGTMMLACSYTLMFSQHLADLDWLTLLGLLLAMITIVAMLVI, encoded by the exons ATGGTGGCGATACTCGAAGTTGCTAATAATAACTATTTCGCGTCGTTTTtacct ACTGTAAATTCGCCGCCAGTTCCCCATCGAGACATCACGGGGGCGAACACAACATCTTACCGGCCATATAACGAAGAATATGCTTCCGTCCAGCGCCATACAGACAGATCACTTCAACCAGACATAGAAGTGGATCGCTCTAAAAAGGACAAAAAATGGTCCATTGGAAAACTGTttagaagaaaaaagaaagaagatGAAAGCGGTACATCCTCACAAAGCGAAGATGGTGGAACTAACCGCTCACCATCAAAAAGGAaaagcaaaaagaaaaaaaagagccCAGCAGTCAACAATTTTGATCATATAGTGATCAGAAATACAAGAAGAGCACAAAGCTTAGCCAATCCAAACCTCCGTGACCTTAACGACGATGGTGTTTTATCGGATCCTTCGGCTGGCTTCCTTAATTACAAAGCTAATAGCCAAGAAATATATGGTGCCCCTCAAGAGATCACTCAAATTAAAGATAATACATCTCGGCTGGGAAAGGGAATTCTAGAAACACCTTCacgtaaaaaaagaaaaagtaggTTAAAAGCGCGCGTTGAAGCTCTAAGAAACAGTATGAAAGGAGAATCTAGCAGTGAAGACGAGTCTTTAAAATCATCTTCAAATTCCTCTTCTATGATTCGATTTCGAAGTGACGACTCTTTGATGAGGTCTCGAGACAGCTCTTTAAATAAAAGATCAAGAAGTGCTCGAAATGAAAGGTATATTAAAAGATTGTCTCGTGATGATGAGAACCAACTGAATAAAGAAGCTGAATTACTACAACAAGGCTATACGAAAGCTGAAGTTGAAATGCTAACAAGAACCCCAACAAGTCAAAGTAGTGGTTACGGAACATGCAAACGCGAAACAACGAATAATATAACATCAGACCAGTTAATTGTAAATGAAACAAATAGACGTCCAATGAAATCCGAGTCGATATCATCATTCCCATCAACACAAAGCTACCCTTCATCCATTAATTTTAATGCAAAAGTTAATAATGAACGAATTAACTATGGTATTCAATATTCAAGTACCAATGGCAATCGAGGGTCATCACAATATATCAATGACAACAGAGAGGGAAGTGTTTCAAGTCAATATGAAAATCCAGAAAGTGTAATATGTGTGAAGTTTCCTTTGGGCAATGTGACAAACATTAAAAAGGAAGAAAAGGCTCCTCCCGTACCTCCACCACGTGATATGCACCGAAAAGTGGTGACACCTGTATCAATGCATTATGAAAACAGTCCTGTAGTAGCGGAAAGATTAACTAATCAAAGCGTTAAATATGGTGTACCTAATAATGATTTTGAAAGAATAATGAGAAGGAGTCAAGAAAGGTATGTCAGTTACGGGATGAATGGGCTGCGTAGACCAATATCTACTTCTGAAGACCATATAGCTATGCAAGATAATGACTATATTCAAAACTTCATAATTAAAAAAGAGCAGCCTCGAAGGCCAGCATCTGTGTCGGCTGAACCCAAACATTATGGACATTTTGTAAACAATGCTCCGTGGCGACAAAGGGTAGATCAATGTAATCTAATAAAACCAGAGCCGATACAATTAAGACATGACTATCTGTACTATGCTGATGAAAACCCGAGGTCTCGTAGGCCAATAAGTATTAAAACTAGTCAAAATGGATACCAGAACCAATATCTGAGTGACTCACAAGTTTCTTCAGATCTCAGCAGTAAAGCTTGTCAAAGACCAAGAAACGCGTCtgaattttggaaaaaaattgatGATGCCGAAAAACAAAAACGCCAGCAAAATATTTTTGCACATTCTAGAAGTAAAAGTGAATTTACTGGAGGTACACATTCAAATAGGCTATTTACAGACCCTAAAACTTCCATACGCAATAAAAATCAAGATTGTTCAGAAAGTGCCGATAgtctgaataaaattaaatccatTGATACAATTGACGGTGCTAAAGTTTGGAAAGCGACAACAGAATACAAGCGATCTCATACCGTAGAACCAAAATCTACCACATCACCACCTAAAGCTCATACAAGGCATAAATCGGATACTTTTGTTTCAAATTCAAACTTAGCATCTGATGACGAAAAAAATTCGGAAAGACGAAAATCTACTAATCTTGATGACGCGTTAAATGAGTTAGAAGCAATTTATAACAGTTTGGGGTTAGGCGATGAAGATCTTTTAGACAGAGCTGAACGCCGGGAACTGATGACACCAAAATTTAATGACCAATACAATGACTGGAATGGAAATGATGACATTCAATTACGAAGTCAACCATCTACACCATTGCGACGTTTATCAAGAAGATCAACTTTACCAGACAAATTGCAAGACGACATGGCGTTCCGAAGGATGAACTCGTTTGGTAGCAAAGATAAACCGAATCACAAAGAAGCACAGGCACAAATCAGTTATATGCTAGCTTCACCTGTTTATGTTCCCTATGCATCAGATGATGATAGGCAATCAGAGCGTAATGAACCTGATGTAGTTTATGACGATGTAGTTTACAGAAACATAAAACAAACTAACAATAGATTAAAAACTATTGATCCGCAACCACCATTTGGAATACCTGTGGGACCTATTTCACCAGCACCACAAAGTGATTATTTACATGCAACACCTGAAAATAAAGGAAGGTCACGATTCATACCCAAAAGATCTCCTGACATAGTAGCTGATGATTTAGCGTATAGGAGTCTaagaaaagataacagacattCGTCACTTTTTAATGGTGAACATAATGGTTATGTTAACAATAATAGCTACACTGATTTTCCATTTATGAAAGATTCTGctacaaatattaaaaagaaacgaGCAGTTAGATCTCTATCTGCTAACATTTTTTCCATGATACAAAAAGAAATAGATGATGCCCTAAATATGAGCAAAACGTCTAATTTACAAAAAACTCACAGTAATAGCGATGTTATGCGAAGGCTGcgagacacctttgagaaaaatGACAATCAAAAGGACTGCTATCCTCGGAATAAG GTTCTTAGTATGCTTGCACAAGAGGCTATGGACACTAGTAACAAGCTAGGCGTAGCTTTAGCAGAGTTAGACAAGAATCGAAATAAAAATGAAGTGTCAGACATTCAGAGCCGAATATCAGATAGTAGAATGAATTTTATGAACGAATTAACAAATAAAAGTTACGAAAATGGTGCATCTGACTATAgcaaaattaatgaaaaaactTTAATACAAAATAACAACGTGTCAAATAAATCTGTAGAGAATTCTGAAATAAATTCAAAAGGCAAAAAAACTGAAGATAGcttaataaaaatatctgaCCAACTGCATAAAGTCGAGGATCAGTTAAAATATAGCTTTGACAAAGAGCTAAAACTCGAAGGCGAAAACTACaaagttgataataatatagaagTATCTCAGAAGTTATCTAAAGCTACAGAAACAACAGTTTTACCTGATGAGAGTAATGTAACGTCTAATGTTGTACCGTTTACAATAAAAAACGACATCGAAGAGGTTCCATTAACTGATAAACAAAGCCCTGAAATACCTCCACCACATTATAATCCTCTCAATCCTTTTTTAAATACAGATGATACTTTGAAAGAACTCAATGAAATAAGAGCTTTTAAAGAATTGAAAGATGGAATATCGGATCTAATTGCAGGTATTACAGAGGTAAACGAGAAACTTTTCGTACCTAAATCGCCGAAAAAAGAACAATGTTCTCCAAGTAGCAATGAACCAGTTCTGAAACAAGTAAGTGACAAATTAAATGAATTGACACAAAATAATACTGCCACTGATATAACTAATAGGACGTCTGCGAATCTCTCCATTTACGAAGACGACCTAGAAAATAAAAAGGACACGGCGGATTCAACTGAGTACAATTCATCAGAAGAACTCGCGACGATATTTAAATTTGATAACATTGCTACATCTACACCGCCTAATCCTGTAAGTGAAaagaataatgaaaataaagaaCGCAACGACTTAAATTCCCCGAAACTAGTAAAAACAATGACTCAGCATTTGAGAAGGCTTTCAGTTGATGAAAGCACTAGTCAAAATAGTTCACTGCCAACTGCTGTAGTTCCATGGCGAACAAAGAGGCAAAATAGTAATTCACAAAACGAAAAAAAAG GCGATAGTACGAAGTCAAAGCGCAATTGGCACGACTCTGGCACGATGATGTTAGCTTGTTCCTACACCTTAATGTTCTCGCAGCACCTGGCAGACTTGGATTGGTTGACGCTGCTCGGCTTGCTGTTGGCAATGATCACGATTGTCGCCATGCTTGTAATTTGA